From Vanrija pseudolonga chromosome 1, complete sequence, a single genomic window includes:
- the mei2 gene encoding Meiosis protein mei2, whose translation MDSNRTRLHGKPLGTPSNLHQQSRVTTPPGSQDQGRRASPPLRSTQKSNGGGIPPTKEKGKLSLKPSLSHLNPLSSVFQPSKGAELTVTKVRDHGPETAYESDNPRSNALSRLSLQSNASTIIATPTSQMSFAQNSPSPGMTWTTGSLSSQNPYTPPHPGKTATYDKETTGLFAPRLNGNRFDRRWEAAGEENPGKFLIITNIPKSASGEDVRDVVKRITPDANRFQDIAPYRAIIVKLLKTKGWVIAVFYDTRDSKRVYDRLCRSPVVFNGTDSLVQLECATVDEDVVRQLAGSGKELDQILKATESVIRVQVNGQHGVDIGGMEVRDLWPQLLLTMQTCLRTIGELKEFKAHGLGGKSFTAEFYDTRRAAEAIRLLHNQPVEAGILRAVYRSEDPFQSEPVVPTRTPTGQAAPLYTLGSAAFMASPSSTSQRSVSNLASNSLFDRYHGIFAPLDTNPTHSPYSQLTGSNGDRLAIDIEHNQILSKPAEWQAWGSRADLHPHQTQAIPRQITEPAALQGLLNQMDISARARQRQGWTAADRQAIPEENRVHPERILHGKGVKICRAERITGYDPRTTVMIKDVPPKVLCRSKLTQYQVVPDEFDFVYLRFDFNNHCNVGYAFVNFTSTKALYNFILAKVGKKWNMFSSEKVLQVSYANIQGKAALVNKFRNSAVMDVIEEWRPQIFYSSNGTFKGKPADNVAIRHRAASARLSFLSGEQPIMDRQRLTNRRWTHQATRGGG comes from the exons ATGGACTCCAACCGCACCAGACTCCACGGCAAGCCG CTCGGAACACCATCTAACCTCCACCAGCAGAGCCGTGTAACCACCCCTCCCGGCTcccaagaccaaggccgtcgagcaaGCCCACCTCTTCG GTCCACCCAGAAGAGCAACGGCGGTGGCATTCCCCCCACCAAGGAGAAGGGGAAACTATCCCTCAAGCCATCGCTCTCGCAC CTCAATCCGCTTTCCTCGGTGTTCCAGCCAAGTAAAGGCGCAGAGCTGACCGTAACCAAGGTTCGCGACCATGGCCCAGAAACT GCCTATGAATCCGACAACCCTCGAAGCA ATGCCCTCTCCCGACTCTCTCTTCAGTCCAATGCCAGCACCATCATCGCTACTCCAACCTCCCAGATGTCATTTGCACAAAACTCTCCCTCTCCTGGCATGACGTGGACGACTGGTTCCCTCTCGTCCCAGAACCCCTACACACCTCCTCACCCCGGCAAGACCGCCACCTACGACAAAGAAACAACCGGCTTGTTCGCCCCCCGGCTCAACGGTAACCGCTTCGACCGCCGCTGGGAGGCTGCCGGGGAAGAGAACCCCGGCAAATTTCTGATT ATCACGAACATCCCCAAGTCCGCCAGTGGCGAGGATGTCAGAGACGTTGTCAAG CGCATTACTCCCGATGCTAACCGATTCCAGGACATTGCTCCGTATCGCGCCATCATCGTCAAGCTTCTGAAGACGAAAGGATGG GTCATCGCCGTGTTCTATGACACGAGGGATTCAAAGAGGGTATACGACAGGCTCTGCCGAAGCCCTGTCGTCTTCAATGGAACGGACTCCCTTGTCCAGCTCGAGTGTGCCactgtcgacgaggacgtggtTCGGCAG CTTGCAGGATCAGGAAAGGAGCTGGACCAGATCCTCAAGGCCACCGAGTCTGTCATCCGGGTTCAAGTGAATGGCCAGCATGGTGTTGACATCGGTGGGATGGAAGTGCGTGACCTCTGGCCCCAATTATTGCTCACAATGCAGACATGTCTGAGGACAATCGGCGAGCTCAAAGAGTTCAAGGCACATGGGCTCGGCGGAAAG TCATTCACGGCCGAGTTCTATGACACGAggcgtgccgccgaggcgatcCGTCTGCTTCACAATCAGCCTGTGGAAGCTGGAATACTCCGCGCAGTTTACCGAAGCGAGGATCCATTCCAGAGCGAGCCCGTCGTGCCCACCCGTACTCCGACGGGGCAGGCAGCGCCCTTGTACACCCTTGGCTCGGCCGCCTTCATGGCAAGCCCTAGCAGTACCTCGCAGCGCTCAGTCTCGAACCTGGCCTCAAACTCACTGTTCGACCGCTATCATGGTATCTTCGCTCCACTCGACACGAACCCGACACACTCTCCGTACAGCCAGCTCACCGGCAGCAATGGGGACCGCCTCGCGATCGACATCGAGCACAACCAGATCCTGTCGAAACCCGCCGAGTGGCAGGCGTGGGGGTCACGGGCGGATCTTCACCCTCACCAGACTCAGGCGATTCCCAGACAGATCACGGAGCCGGCGGCCCTACAAGGTCTCCTCAACCAGATGGACATCTCTGCTCGGGCTCGCCAACGCCAGGGGTGGACTGCTGCGGATCGCCAGGCGATCCCCGAGGAAAACCGTGTTCACCCCGAGCGCATCCTGCACGGTAAGGGCGTAAAGATTTGCCGAGCTGAACGGATCACAGGCTATGACCCTCGCACCACGGTGATGATCAAAGATGTCCCT CCAAAGGTCTTGTGTCGCTCCAAATTGACCCAGTACCAGGTCGTGCCCGATGAGTTCGATTTCGTCTATCTTCGTTTCGATTTCAACAATCACTGCAAC GTTGGGTACGCCTTCGTCAACTTCACCTCTACCAAGGCCCTGTACAACTTCATCCTGGCCAAGGTTGGCAAAAAGTGGAATATGTTCTCTAGCGAGAAGGTCCTGCAA GTGTCATACGCCAACATCCAAGGCAAGGCGGCCCTCGTGAACAAGTTCAG GAACTCGGCCGTCATGGATGTCATCGAGGAGTGGCGACCCCAGATCTTCTA CAGTTCGAACGGGACTTTCAAGGGCAAGCCT gccgacaatgtcgccaTCCGCCACAGGGCTGCCTCTGCTCGTCTTTCATTCCTCTCTGGTGAGCAACCGATCATGGATCGACAGCGATTGACCAACAGGCGCTGGACCCACCAAGCCACTAGAGGGGGGGGATAG
- the Exoc6b gene encoding Exocyst complex component 6B: MIRKPRPTFTNAELELQLQQISLDETSSTVENLESLTPLIKSIQESESEQLYLRSLDRFVEEKESEIEKICETNYEDFVSSVLTLSSVQQGTGHLRKRIAELDGQMGDVGRALGEKKRALLEQKKVARNMDDAVETLQTGLRLLDLVHRVEDLIRQRKYWGALRMLEDLSHLPPPSISQTPFYLHLVSSLPSLRISIKDAVTATTKSWLFDIRESNSLVGKLALENMTARIKRWRTKREKDGGVRLARIGGALELVSNERIEFDPQDNNQISIDFRPLYQCIHIYEALDCKAELQRNYQEDRKKQATLILDSRATTTAETLLNTLPDLMQELVGFFIIEAHVLRTVADFRSQRDVDDLWDDMCGRIIDIVGRGLKDCGDLNVFLESKSNILLFVQTLEGHGYDTTELNGLLITLFERYSELLLRKFSTEFDEIVSEDDNLPMVVNDQSEFDKVAGVCWLATGEAESLALQNFPQPMPFSQTYPMCCINIRNFVEQFYKFADGVTQHHLDIDEVLRRSLDSLLIDHVSKQIASRVNVMSNLSQIAQVAVNLEHFAVACDDLEILLMGLRASQRGGPIKLESAKSFAETLELAQSRIDAVIASKLESFFELAEYHWMPNRPPPANVEPSTYVFEMITFLTAYVDSVLIGLGDETKTRAYQSALSRINQWFMETLCGKDVPRFNEFALEYVLADVAFIETEIQRLGRPGLDRLFDEVKLTINIIKSDAVNAFMEPAIRQLSYAVVRPARLSAILSKLAKGAQVAGATAKAERRRVEAESVSRLR, translated from the exons ATGATCAGAAAGCCAAGACCAACTTTCaccaacgccgagctcgagctgcagctCCAACAG ATATCACTCGACGAGACGTCATCCACCGTGGAGAATTTGGAATCCCTGACGCCCCTCATCAAGTCGATACAGGAATCAGAAAGCGAGCAGCTCTACCTCCGCAGCCTCGACCGCTTtgtcgaggagaaggagagtGAGATCGAGAAGATATGCGAGACCAACTACGAG GACTTTGTGTCGTCGGTCTTGACATTGTCAAGTGTCCAGCAGGGAACGGGCCACCTCAGGAAACGCATCGCGGAGCTGGACGGACAGATGGGCGATGTCGGCCGGGCACTCGGCGAGAAG AAACGTGCCCTGCTAGAGCAGAAGAAGGTGGCGAGGAATATGGACGACGCGGTGGAGACGCTGCAGACGGggctgcgcctgctcgatCTCGTCCATAGGGTCGAAGACCTTATCCGGCAACGCAAGTACTGGGGCGCCTTGAGG ATGCTAGAAGACCTCAGCCATTTACCGCCCCCGTCGATCAGTCAGACGCCATTCTATCTCCACCTAGTGTCGTCCCTGCCGTCGCTGCGCATCTCAATCAAGGACGCGGTGACTGCGACGACCAAGTCGTGGCTGTTTGATATTCGGGAATCGAACTCTCTTGTCGGCAAGCTTGCTCTTGAAAACATGACGGCACGAATCAAGCGCTGGCGAACAAAGCGCGAAAAAGATGGCGGTGTGCGCCTCGCTCGTATTGGCGGTGCCCTGGAACTGGTTAGCAACGAGCGGATAGAGT TTGATCCCCAGGACAACAATCAAATAAGTATCGACTTCCGCCCGTTGTACCAGTGCATTCATATCTACGAGGCACTGGACTGCAAAGCCGAGCTCCAGAGGAACTACCAGGAGGACCGCAAGAAGCAGGCGACTCTTATTCTCGACTCGCGTGCCACAACCACGGCAGAGACGTTACTCAACACTCTCCCCGACTTAATGCAGGAGCTCGTGGGCTTCTTCATCATTGAAGCACATGTTCTCCGGACGGTCGCCGACTTCCGATCGCAGCGcgatgtcgacgacctcTGGGACGACATGTGCGGGCGGATCATTGACATTGTCGGCAGAGGGCTCAAGGACTGTGGCGATCTCAATGTCTTCTTAGAGAGCAAGTCGAACATCCTCCTCTTTGTTCAGACTCTCGAG GGGCATGGTTATGATACAACAGAGCTTAATGGCCTCCTGATTACCCTCTTCGAGCGCTACTCGGAGCTGTTGCTGCGCAAGTTCAGCACAGAGTttgacgag ATTGTTTCCGAGGACGACAACTTGCCGATGGTCGTCAATGACCAGTCCGAGTTTGACAAGGTGGCGGGCGTGTGCTGGCTCGCAACCGGTGAAGCCGAGTCTCTTGCACT CCAAAACTTCCCACAGCCCATGCCGTTCTCTCAGACATATCCCATGTGCTGCATCAACATCCGCAACTTTGTGGAGCAGTTCTACAAGTTTGCGGACGGCGTGACGCAGCACCATCTTGATATCGACGAGGTTCTCCGCAGG TCACTTGACAGCCTCCTCATCGACCACGTCAGCAAGCAGATCGCTTCGCGTGTCAACGTGATGAGCAATCTGTCCCAGATTGCCCAGGTTGCTGTCAACCTCGAGCACTTTGCTGTCGCTTGTGACGATCTCGAGATCTTACTCATGGGACTACG AGCGTCACAGCGCGGTGGACCGATCAAGCTAGAGTCGGCCAAGTCGTTTGCTGAAACGCTGGAGCTTGCGCAGAGCAGAATCGATGCCGTCATCGCCTCCAAGCTCGAGTCCTTCTTCGAGCTCGCAGAGTACCACTGGATGCCGAACCGCCCCCCACCCGCGAATGTCGAGCCGAGCACATACGTGTTCGAGATGATCACCTTCCTAACCGCTTATGTCGACTCGGTGCTGATCGGCCTGGGAGACGAGACCAAAACGAGAGCATACCAGAGTGCCTTGTCACGCATCAACCAGTGGTTCATG GAGACGCTGTGTGGTAAGGACGTCCCACGATTCAATGAGTTCGCTCTTGAGTACGTGTTGGCCGACGTTGCCTTCATCGAGACGGAGATCCAGAGACTCGGCCGGCCCGGCCTGGATCGGCTGTTTGACGAGGTCAAGCTT ACGATCAACATTATCAAGAGCGACGCAGTCAACGCGTTTATGGAGCCGGCCATTCGGCAGCTCTCATACGCTGTTGTGCGGCCTGCCCGGCTATCGGCCATTCTATCCAAGCTAGCCAAGGGGGCTCAGGTGGCTGGTGCCACTGCCAAGGCGGAGCGCCGTCGGGTGGAAGCGGAGTCGGTTTCAAGGCTGCGTTAA